The Alcaligenes aquatilis genome contains the following window.
CAATCTGCAAGACCTGATCGCCCATGTTCAAAACACGAACTGCGAAGTGGGCCTGGCCTTTGACGGCGATGCCGACCGCCTGGGTGTGGTGACACGCTCCGGTCAGATCATCTGGCCCGACCGTCAATTGATTCTGTACGCACGCGACATTTTGCAGCGTGAACCCGGCTCCACCATTATTTTTGACGTGAAATGCAGCCGCCACGTTGCCCTGGAAATTGCCAAGGCCGGTGGTGAACCTTTGATGTGGCAAACCGGCCATTCGCTGATCAAGGCCAAACTGGCCGAGACAGGCGCTCCTTTAGCTGGCGAGATGAGCGGCCACGTGTTCTTCAAGGAAGGCTGGTACGGCTTTGACGATGGCCTGTATACCGGCGCACGCCTTCTAGCGATTCTTTCACGCGGCGACAACCCGACGGCAGAGCTGGAAGCCTTGCCACAAGACCTGTCTACACCGGAGCTGAAGCTGCCTCTGGCCGAGGGCGAGCCGCATGCCTTGATTGCCCGCCTGCAAAAAGAAGGCCGTTTCCCCAGTTCCAATCAACTCAATACGATTGATGGTGTACGTGCCGAGTACCCGGATGGCTTCGGCCTGGCTCGTGCCTCCAACACCACACCGGTCATTGTGCTGCGCTTTGAAGCGCAGTCCCAAGAGGCGCTGGATCGAATTCAGGGTGAATTCCGCGCGGCACTGCTGGCCTTGAAGCCGGATGCTGCTTTGCCTTTCTAAGCTTGCTGCCCCCCAAGGGGGCACTTTTTACCGGGGGCGACTAGCCTTGAGGCGGCCCGGCGGTAAAAAAAGAACTGAACTGTCTCTGAAACCGTGGATTCAACCCCAAGTCACAGCAAACAGTTCAGCCCGTTTTTTATGCCTTGGCCCAGAACCAAGGCAGTCCAAGTCTTAACGACTCAAGTACTGATACAAATTCAGATGAGCCGCACTGATGCGGTCAATATCAAAAGCCTCTTGCGCCAAGCGGCGGCTTTCCGCCCCCATGGCTTGTCGCTTGGCCGTATCCTCGCCCAGTTCCATCACGGCTGCCGCCAGGGCCTGTGCATTACGCACTGGTACCAGCATACCCGTTACTCCAGGCTCAATGGCATCCCGACAACCGGGCACATCAGTCGTCACCACCGCCCGCCCGCAAGCCGCAGCTTCCACCAAGGATTTAGGCAAACCTTCACGATAGGACGGCAGCACGGCAATGTGCGATTGAGCGTACAACTGCGCAATATCGCTACGTTCACCCAGGCACTGCACCACACCCTGCTTTTGCCAGCTCTGCCACTCCTGCTCGCTGATACTGGCGGGGTTGCCGGGATCCGGGCTGCCCGCCAATACCCATTTCACCGGGCTGCCTTGAGCAGCACTGATACGTGCTGCTTCAACGAACTCTCGTACCCCCTTGTCCACCAATAGGCGCGACACCATCAAAGCGACGGGGGGGCCTTCTGGCTCTGGCACCGCCTGAAACTCGTTCAGATCTACGCCGGAACCACGAATCAGGACACACTGATCGCGTTTGACCACACGATCCTCCAGCAAGACATCACGGTCATTGCTGTTCTGGAAAATCACTCGGCTATTGGGATGTCCCAGAGCAATGCGATAAAGCTGCAGAGCAATCCAGCGCACGGGATCAAATGATTTGTCGCGCTTGGTAAATACATAACCCAAGCCAGATACGGCAGCCAGAAAACCCGGCACACCGGCCAGCCGCGCAGCAATACCGCCGTACAAAACAGGTTTGATGGTGACCGCGTGTACCAGTTCGGGGCGCTCCCGACGAAACAGACGCCACAAGGCCCAGATGGTTTGCAATTCTTGCAAGGGATTGGTTCCGCTACGCGTCATGGGCAAAGCATGATGGTGCAAGCCGTGACGCTCGATCTGGGCGACTGCCGGGCCATCCATGGTGGCCACATGCACGTCATAGCCTTCACGCTGCGCGGCTTGCGCCAAAGGCAAACGGTGTGACAGGAAAAAAGCGGGGTTATTGACCACGAACATCAGCATGCGTGTTTTCTTGCTGGAATCGTCCGTCAACACATTCAAGGCTTGCCGACTACGCTTGCGTTTGGGCGGATACTGCGCTGTCAGTGTCTTCCAGGCCTGTGTGTAGTTCTTGACCATGCCTTCCAGAGAAAACAGACGGGCAACCCGTTCACGGGCATGCTC
Protein-coding sequences here:
- a CDS encoding phosphomannomutase/phosphoglucomutase, which codes for MTQLPALPTAVFKAYDIRGTVPEQLNPDFAYQLGLALAASAREQAVQTLVVGYDGRHSSPALSQALQKGIQAGGVNTVDLGMVPTPIVYFAANVLETGSGVAITGSHNPSNYNGFKMMMAGKTLHGQDIQSLMKRMQAGIEPTAQAGTGEKKDLLGQYVNTIAERVKLARPMKIALDCGNGVGGVVAARLFKALGCDVDMLFEEVDGSFPNHHPDPAEPHNLQDLIAHVQNTNCEVGLAFDGDADRLGVVTRSGQIIWPDRQLILYARDILQREPGSTIIFDVKCSRHVALEIAKAGGEPLMWQTGHSLIKAKLAETGAPLAGEMSGHVFFKEGWYGFDDGLYTGARLLAILSRGDNPTAELEALPQDLSTPELKLPLAEGEPHALIARLQKEGRFPSSNQLNTIDGVRAEYPDGFGLARASNTTPVIVLRFEAQSQEALDRIQGEFRAALLALKPDAALPF
- a CDS encoding glycosyltransferase family 4 protein, which gives rise to MLMFVVNNPAFFLSHRLPLAQAAQREGYDVHVATMDGPAVAQIERHGLHHHALPMTRSGTNPLQELQTIWALWRLFRRERPELVHAVTIKPVLYGGIAARLAGVPGFLAAVSGLGYVFTKRDKSFDPVRWIALQLYRIALGHPNSRVIFQNSNDRDVLLEDRVVKRDQCVLIRGSGVDLNEFQAVPEPEGPPVALMVSRLLVDKGVREFVEAARISAAQGSPVKWVLAGSPDPGNPASISEQEWQSWQKQGVVQCLGERSDIAQLYAQSHIAVLPSYREGLPKSLVEAAACGRAVVTTDVPGCRDAIEPGVTGMLVPVRNAQALAAAVMELGEDTAKRQAMGAESRRLAQEAFDIDRISAAHLNLYQYLSR